A stretch of Gouania willdenowi chromosome 21, fGouWil2.1, whole genome shotgun sequence DNA encodes these proteins:
- the LOC114455141 gene encoding uncharacterized protein LOC114455141 isoform X2, which translates to MMEQRRALTFTFTKDNRMENPLIIPKTCLSPELEKLQKRVSWTVFSDCKRSHENLPPKNGVDCSRAAKIKLEMMRREPLLVLTDVLKTKMGRDYMERIKRGQSWSSRRSVTQSQRASAQADLRSTTSNTSTSTRTERNDRIRRCRSEPLQNHSRAASTPTKTPPSDVKRKNVRLRKEESTKIEAENDADGEEVVLSTNNQEEEDFAEVVDCELLVSCEPAEDPKSCKKFTQSRITKKWTESEKDAKHSLCSEVSQQKRKRRNSASLCNGSMSHKRQRESVLRLSGEDRRDAGPQNVSSEHSEENLDPCIVQFTVGGDDHTDVALSLLNSNSEADDAESSQENTTKDSEPIVLSSDEEETRCSDQVGESVIRGVTPRRPKHQQTPEQMEMVQVVEEDVPHSAADPPLPVSDYSTLQVSFSTLYCGGHRGNANGDLLIKDQEIFIPLTDNSGDQNVTISLGDKDLRKYSVWEQSEMELEQLCFEGEEEIYPVTLLLFVSESAAAALQRDLCRLQAKEDGALIEGKASPFILLTLIEPLEGVKGALFRSVLDIKCLDAPGYEDTFDVMDKCNTLEDLLCPALSLDESLALIQRNGRDSHLLSMLGMESTDSDKDTGLSADVQLQEEPQEASHEELQEEAEKTKNIEHSVSETTAKPETKTFHTSEDQTEEEPLPSEKQNEEPGPVYTLAHRRLKNSYSVSLCQPDSHWMKYKHQGLPRRLIQFPPPPLKGGITVTMEDLQCLDNGQFLNDVIIDFYLKYLLQKASAAVAERSHIFSSFFYKQLTRRDNASEGGNSEACQRQRRHQRVKTWTRHVDIFKKDFLFVPVNQEAHWYLVVICFPGLDEPMVEELGGDRETGASLQGEEEETRGCTNRTDVAESPPAPTHSDGADTQSAKEDSTKDSIPGPVDCTELTCQRKTVCKRPCILIMDSLKLSLHERVFKLLREYLQSEWEVRRGSQREFGPDQMKSSHCRVPLQDNSSDCGLYLLQYVECFLKDPVAHFELPLSLEKWFPRQQVRRKREEIRDLILYLYRHQNLENPRIKPLLY; encoded by the exons ATGATGGAGCAAAGAAGAGCCTTAACTTTTACTTTCACGAAGGATAATCGG ATGGAAAACCCACTCATAATTCCAAAGACGTGTCTTTCACCAGAGCTTGAGAAACTACAAAAACGG GTTTCCTGGACTGTTTTTTCAGATTGCAAACGGAGTCATGAGAATTTGCCACCAAAAAATGGAGTTGATTGCAGTCGTGCTGCTAAGATAAAGTTAGAAATGATGAG GAGGGAGCCTCTTCTGGTTCTGACAGACGTGCTGAAGACCAAAATGGGCAGGGATTACATGGAACGGATAAAACGGGGTCAAAGCTGGAGCAGCAGGAGATCGGTGACACAATCTCAAAGGGCAAGTGCTCAAGCTGACCTGCGATCCACGACCAGTAACACGAGCACCAGCACGAGGACTGAGAGAAACGACAGGATTAGAAGATGCAGGAGTGAACCTCTCCAAAACCATTCAAGAGCTGCATCCACACCCACCAAAACTCCTCCATCAGACGTGAAAAG GAAAAATGTCCGACTCAGGAAAGAAGAAAGCACTAAAATAGAAGCGGAAAACGACGCAGACGGTGAGGAGGTTGTGCTGAGCACCAACAACCAGGAAGAGGAAGACTTTGCTGAGGTTGTGG ATTGTGAGTTGTTGGTGAGCTGTGAGCCAGCTGAAGACCCAAAGAGCTGCAAAAAGTTCACTCAAAGCAGAATAACAAAGAAGTGGACAGAGTCGGAGAAAGATGCAAAACACAGTTTG TGCTCTGAGGTGTCCCAGCAGAAGCGTAAAAGAAGGAACTCGGCATCCCTTTGCAATGGATCCATGAGCCATAAACGCCAGCGTGAGAGTGTCCTACGCCTCAGTGGGGAGGACAGACGTGACGCCGGACCTCAGAATGTTTCTTCAGAACACAGTGAAGAGAATCTAGACCCATGTATCGTTCAGTTCACGGTGGGAGGGGACGACCACACAGACGTCGCACTTTCCCTCCTCAACTCGAATTCAGAGGCAGATGATGCTGAGTCCAGCCAAGAAAACACAACTAAGGACTCTGAACCCA TCGTGCTGTCAAGTGATGAGGAGGAGACTCGCTGCTCTGATCAAGTGGGAGAATCGGTCATTCGAGGAGTGACACCACGGCGACCCAAACACCAGCAAACGCCTGAGCAGATGGAG aTGGTACAAGTGGTTGAGGAAGATGTTCCTCATTCAGCAGCTGATCCTCCTTTGCCAGTATCAGACTATTCCACCCTTCAAGTGTCCTTTTCTACTCTGTACTGTGGGGGTCACCGAGGGAACGCAAATGGAGACTTATTG ATTAAAGATCAGGAAATCTTTATTCCACTGACAG ACAACAGTGGGGACCAGAATGTAACGATAAGCTTGGGTGATAAAGATCTGAGGAAGTACAGTGTTTGGGAGCAGTCAGAGATGGAGCTGGAGCAGCTTTGCTTCGAGGGTGAAGAAGAGATCTATCCCGTAACTTTACTGCTGTTTGTGTCAGAAAGCGCCGCAGCTGCTCTACAGCGAGACCTTTGTCGGCTCCAAGCCAAAGAAGACGGAGCTTTGATTGAGG GGAAGGCCAGTCCCTTCATCCTGCTAACTCTGATAGAACCTCTGGAGGGGGTGAAAGGGGCGTTATTTCGCTCCGTCTTGGACATTAAGTGTCTCGATGCTCCGGGTTATGAAGATACATTTGATGTGATGGACAAATGTAACACGTTGGAAGACCTCCTCTGTCCCGCTCTGTCTCTGGATGAGAGTTTGGCATTGATTCAAAGAAATGGACGAGATAGTCACCTGCTCTCCATGTTGGGCATGGAGAGCACTGACTCCGATAAAGACACAGGCCTCTCAGCGGACGTCCAGCTGCAAGAAGAACCACAGGAAGCGTCGCACGAAGAGCTGCAGGAAGAAGCAGAGAAGACAAAGAACATCGAGCATTCAGTTTCTGAGACGACAGCAAAGCCAGAAACAAAAACCTTTCACACCAGTGAGGATCAGACAGAAGAGGAGCCGCTTCCCTCAGAG AAGCAGAATGAGGAGCCTGGACCAGTGTACACGCTGGCCCATCGTCGACTGAAAAACTCATACTCTGTGTCGCTCTGCCAACCAGATTCACACTGGATGAAATATAAACACCAAGGCCTCCCCCGCAG GTTGATTCAGTTCCCTCCTCCACCATTAAAAGGTGGAATCACTGTTACAATGGAGGACCTGCAGTGCCTCGACAACGGGCAGTTTCTCAACGATGTGATCATCGATTTTTACCTCAA GTACCTCCTCCAGAAAGCGTCAGCAGCTGTGGCCGAACGTTCCCACATCTTCAGCAGCTTCTTCTACAAGCAGCTGACGAGGAGGGACAACGCCAGCGAGGGCGGCAACAGTGAGGC CTGTCAGAGGCAGAGGCGGCACCAGAGGGTGAAAACGTGGACGCGACACgttgacattttcaaaaaagacTTCCTCTTCGTCCCCGTCAACCAAGA ggctCACTGGTATTTAGTCGTCATCTGCTTCCCTGGACTGGATGAGCCAATGGTTGAGGAGTTAGGAGGTGACCGTGAGACGGGAGCATCACTACAGGGTGAAGAGGAGGAGACACGGGGATGTACCAACAGGACTGATGTTGCTGAGTCACCTCCTGCACCGACCCACAGCGATGGTGCAGACACACAGAGTG CTAAGGAGGACTCCACCAAAGACTCCATACCTGGTCCAGTA GATTGCACTGAGCTGACATGCCAGAGGAAGACGGTTTGTAAAAG GCCGTGTATTCTCATCATGGACTCCCTGAAACTCTCTCTTCATGAGCGAGTTTTCAAACTCCTACGGGA ATACCTTCAGTCAGAGTGGGAGGTTCGCCGCGGCTCACAGAGGGAGTTTGGCCCCGATCAGATGAAGAGTTCCCACTGCAGAGTTCCTCTTCAGGACAACAGCAGCGACTGTGGCCTCTATCTGCTCCAATATGTCGAGTGTTTCCTGAAG GATCCAGTGGCTCACTTTGAGCTCCCGCTAAGCCTTGAAAAATGGTTCCCACGCCAACAGGTCCGAAGGAAACGAGAAGAAATCAGGGATCTCATCCTTTACCTCTATCGCCACCAGAACCTGGAGAACCCACGCATTAAACCACTCCTTTACTGA
- the LOC114455141 gene encoding uncharacterized protein LOC114455141 isoform X1, whose translation MMEQRRALTFTFTKDNRMENPLIIPKTCLSPELEKLQKRVSWTVFSDCKRSHENLPPKNGVDCSRAAKIKLEMMRREPLLVLTDVLKTKMGRDYMERIKRGQSWSSRRSVTQSQRASAQADLRSTTSNTSTSTRTERNDRIRRCRSEPLQNHSRAASTPTKTPPSDVKRKNVRLRKEESTKIEAENDADGEEVVLSTNNQEEEDFAEVVDCELLVSCEPAEDPKSCKKFTQSRITKKWTESEKDAKHSLCSEVSQQKRKRRNSASLCNGSMSHKRQRESVLRLSGEDRRDAGPQNVSSEHSEENLDPCIVQFTVGGDDHTDVALSLLNSNSEADDAESSQENTTKDSEPIVLSSDEEETRCSDQVGESVIRGVTPRRPKHQQTPEQMEMVQVVEEDVPHSAADPPLPVSDYSTLQVSFSTLYCGGHRGNANGDLLIKDQEIFIPLTDNSGDQNVTISLGDKDLRKYSVWEQSEMELEQLCFEGEEEIYPVTLLLFVSESAAAALQRDLCRLQAKEDGALIEGKASPFILLTLIEPLEGVKGALFRSVLDIKCLDAPGYEDTFDVMDKCNTLEDLLCPALSLDESLALIQRNGRDSHLLSMLGMESTDSDKDTGLSADVQLQEEPQEASHEELQEEAEKTKNIEHSVSETTAKPETKTFHTSEDQTEEEPLPSEQKQNEEPGPVYTLAHRRLKNSYSVSLCQPDSHWMKYKHQGLPRRLIQFPPPPLKGGITVTMEDLQCLDNGQFLNDVIIDFYLKYLLQKASAAVAERSHIFSSFFYKQLTRRDNASEGGNSEACQRQRRHQRVKTWTRHVDIFKKDFLFVPVNQEAHWYLVVICFPGLDEPMVEELGGDRETGASLQGEEEETRGCTNRTDVAESPPAPTHSDGADTQSAKEDSTKDSIPGPVDCTELTCQRKTVCKRPCILIMDSLKLSLHERVFKLLREYLQSEWEVRRGSQREFGPDQMKSSHCRVPLQDNSSDCGLYLLQYVECFLKDPVAHFELPLSLEKWFPRQQVRRKREEIRDLILYLYRHQNLENPRIKPLLY comes from the exons ATGATGGAGCAAAGAAGAGCCTTAACTTTTACTTTCACGAAGGATAATCGG ATGGAAAACCCACTCATAATTCCAAAGACGTGTCTTTCACCAGAGCTTGAGAAACTACAAAAACGG GTTTCCTGGACTGTTTTTTCAGATTGCAAACGGAGTCATGAGAATTTGCCACCAAAAAATGGAGTTGATTGCAGTCGTGCTGCTAAGATAAAGTTAGAAATGATGAG GAGGGAGCCTCTTCTGGTTCTGACAGACGTGCTGAAGACCAAAATGGGCAGGGATTACATGGAACGGATAAAACGGGGTCAAAGCTGGAGCAGCAGGAGATCGGTGACACAATCTCAAAGGGCAAGTGCTCAAGCTGACCTGCGATCCACGACCAGTAACACGAGCACCAGCACGAGGACTGAGAGAAACGACAGGATTAGAAGATGCAGGAGTGAACCTCTCCAAAACCATTCAAGAGCTGCATCCACACCCACCAAAACTCCTCCATCAGACGTGAAAAG GAAAAATGTCCGACTCAGGAAAGAAGAAAGCACTAAAATAGAAGCGGAAAACGACGCAGACGGTGAGGAGGTTGTGCTGAGCACCAACAACCAGGAAGAGGAAGACTTTGCTGAGGTTGTGG ATTGTGAGTTGTTGGTGAGCTGTGAGCCAGCTGAAGACCCAAAGAGCTGCAAAAAGTTCACTCAAAGCAGAATAACAAAGAAGTGGACAGAGTCGGAGAAAGATGCAAAACACAGTTTG TGCTCTGAGGTGTCCCAGCAGAAGCGTAAAAGAAGGAACTCGGCATCCCTTTGCAATGGATCCATGAGCCATAAACGCCAGCGTGAGAGTGTCCTACGCCTCAGTGGGGAGGACAGACGTGACGCCGGACCTCAGAATGTTTCTTCAGAACACAGTGAAGAGAATCTAGACCCATGTATCGTTCAGTTCACGGTGGGAGGGGACGACCACACAGACGTCGCACTTTCCCTCCTCAACTCGAATTCAGAGGCAGATGATGCTGAGTCCAGCCAAGAAAACACAACTAAGGACTCTGAACCCA TCGTGCTGTCAAGTGATGAGGAGGAGACTCGCTGCTCTGATCAAGTGGGAGAATCGGTCATTCGAGGAGTGACACCACGGCGACCCAAACACCAGCAAACGCCTGAGCAGATGGAG aTGGTACAAGTGGTTGAGGAAGATGTTCCTCATTCAGCAGCTGATCCTCCTTTGCCAGTATCAGACTATTCCACCCTTCAAGTGTCCTTTTCTACTCTGTACTGTGGGGGTCACCGAGGGAACGCAAATGGAGACTTATTG ATTAAAGATCAGGAAATCTTTATTCCACTGACAG ACAACAGTGGGGACCAGAATGTAACGATAAGCTTGGGTGATAAAGATCTGAGGAAGTACAGTGTTTGGGAGCAGTCAGAGATGGAGCTGGAGCAGCTTTGCTTCGAGGGTGAAGAAGAGATCTATCCCGTAACTTTACTGCTGTTTGTGTCAGAAAGCGCCGCAGCTGCTCTACAGCGAGACCTTTGTCGGCTCCAAGCCAAAGAAGACGGAGCTTTGATTGAGG GGAAGGCCAGTCCCTTCATCCTGCTAACTCTGATAGAACCTCTGGAGGGGGTGAAAGGGGCGTTATTTCGCTCCGTCTTGGACATTAAGTGTCTCGATGCTCCGGGTTATGAAGATACATTTGATGTGATGGACAAATGTAACACGTTGGAAGACCTCCTCTGTCCCGCTCTGTCTCTGGATGAGAGTTTGGCATTGATTCAAAGAAATGGACGAGATAGTCACCTGCTCTCCATGTTGGGCATGGAGAGCACTGACTCCGATAAAGACACAGGCCTCTCAGCGGACGTCCAGCTGCAAGAAGAACCACAGGAAGCGTCGCACGAAGAGCTGCAGGAAGAAGCAGAGAAGACAAAGAACATCGAGCATTCAGTTTCTGAGACGACAGCAAAGCCAGAAACAAAAACCTTTCACACCAGTGAGGATCAGACAGAAGAGGAGCCGCTTCCCTCAGAG CAGAAGCAGAATGAGGAGCCTGGACCAGTGTACACGCTGGCCCATCGTCGACTGAAAAACTCATACTCTGTGTCGCTCTGCCAACCAGATTCACACTGGATGAAATATAAACACCAAGGCCTCCCCCGCAG GTTGATTCAGTTCCCTCCTCCACCATTAAAAGGTGGAATCACTGTTACAATGGAGGACCTGCAGTGCCTCGACAACGGGCAGTTTCTCAACGATGTGATCATCGATTTTTACCTCAA GTACCTCCTCCAGAAAGCGTCAGCAGCTGTGGCCGAACGTTCCCACATCTTCAGCAGCTTCTTCTACAAGCAGCTGACGAGGAGGGACAACGCCAGCGAGGGCGGCAACAGTGAGGC CTGTCAGAGGCAGAGGCGGCACCAGAGGGTGAAAACGTGGACGCGACACgttgacattttcaaaaaagacTTCCTCTTCGTCCCCGTCAACCAAGA ggctCACTGGTATTTAGTCGTCATCTGCTTCCCTGGACTGGATGAGCCAATGGTTGAGGAGTTAGGAGGTGACCGTGAGACGGGAGCATCACTACAGGGTGAAGAGGAGGAGACACGGGGATGTACCAACAGGACTGATGTTGCTGAGTCACCTCCTGCACCGACCCACAGCGATGGTGCAGACACACAGAGTG CTAAGGAGGACTCCACCAAAGACTCCATACCTGGTCCAGTA GATTGCACTGAGCTGACATGCCAGAGGAAGACGGTTTGTAAAAG GCCGTGTATTCTCATCATGGACTCCCTGAAACTCTCTCTTCATGAGCGAGTTTTCAAACTCCTACGGGA ATACCTTCAGTCAGAGTGGGAGGTTCGCCGCGGCTCACAGAGGGAGTTTGGCCCCGATCAGATGAAGAGTTCCCACTGCAGAGTTCCTCTTCAGGACAACAGCAGCGACTGTGGCCTCTATCTGCTCCAATATGTCGAGTGTTTCCTGAAG GATCCAGTGGCTCACTTTGAGCTCCCGCTAAGCCTTGAAAAATGGTTCCCACGCCAACAGGTCCGAAGGAAACGAGAAGAAATCAGGGATCTCATCCTTTACCTCTATCGCCACCAGAACCTGGAGAACCCACGCATTAAACCACTCCTTTACTGA